Within Celeribacter marinus, the genomic segment GGATCGACGATATCGCGGCACGTGTCGAGGAACGCTTTGCACTCATCCGTCCGGATTTTGACGAAAGCGCCCTCGACGCACTTGCACAAATCGAACATTTCTTTGCACCGCCCGTCTTTGCGAACAAGCCCGTGGACGCCTACACCCGCGCCTATGAAAACGACCGTATGTTCCGCGCGTGGGCCGACACCAATCTCGCCGCCCACAAAGATGACGGATACGCCATTGTGACTGTCTCCACAAAGGCCCACGGCAAAACACCAGGGGACGCCACATCGGCGCAAATGCGTGTGCTTGCACAGGCGGCACGCGATTGGGGTCACGACGAATTGCGCATCTCGCACGAGCAAAACGTCATCTTGCCCCACGTACACAAATCGAACCTTCCGGCGCTTCATGCCGCTCTAAAGGCGGTTGATCTCGCCACCGCGAATATCGGCCTCATCTCCGACATCATTGCCTGCCCCGGTATGGACTATTGCGCACTGGCGACCGCGCGCGCCATTCCCGTGGCCCAAGGCATCGCCACACGGTTTGACGAGCTGAAACTGGAGCACGACATTGGCGCGCTCAAGATCAAAATCTCGGGCTGCATCAACGCCTGTGGTCACCACCATGTCGGTCACATCGGCATTTTGGGCCTCGACCGTGCGGGTGTGGAAAACTACCAGATCACGCTTGGCGGTGACGGCACCGAGACGACTGTGATCGGAGAGCGGACCGGACCGGGCTTTGCCTATGACGAAATCGTGCCTGCGATCGAGCGGTTGATTGCCGCCTATCTTGAGGTGCGCGATCACGCGGATGAGACGTTCCTCGCGACCTACCGCCGCCTTGGAATGGGTCCGTTCAAAGCGGCGCTCTATCCCCCCAAAGAGGATAGTGCACATGCCGCATGAGGCAGACCAGTTACGCGCAGAGTTCGGCACGGTCGACGACCGTGTTGCGCGGCTCAATGACCGCTATCGCAACCACTCGGCCACCTCGGTGCTTGAGCTGGCGTTGCGCGATGCGGAATTGGGGCGCATCGCCCTTGTGTCCTCCTTTGGTGCCGAAAGTGTTGTGTTGTTGCACATGATTTCGGTGATGAAACCCGACACGCCCGTGGTCTTTATCGACACTGAGATGCTGTTCCCCGAGACGATCGAGTATCAACTTGAGATTGTGAAGACGCTCGATCTGCGCGATGTGCGCCGCATTCGGCCCAATCCGACCAAAATTGCCGCCCATGACCCCGATGGACTGCTGCACCAAAGCGATACAGATAGCTGCTGTGATCTGCGCAAAACCGTGCCGCTGCAAACCGCGATTTCGGAGTTTGACGCATGGATTTCAGGGCGCAAACGGTTTCAGGGCAGCACACGTCAGAACCTCGATTTCTTTGAAAACGAGCTTGATACACGCATTAAAATCAATCCGTTGGCGCATTGGGCCCCTGCGGATGTACAAGATTATATGATCAACAACCGCTTGGCGCGTCACCCGCTCGTGGCCAAGGGCTATCCATCCATCGGCTGCGCGCCGTGCACCTCTCCCGTCAAAGCGGGCGAAGATCCCCGTGCGGGGCGCTGGCGCGGCAGTCAAAAAGAAGAGTGCGGCATCCATTTCGTGGACGGCAAAATGGTGCGTGGCCCCCTGCCCGCAGCGATCGTCACCGAGGCGCAGACACCCAACACACAAGACACGGGAGACACCGCAATGAGCGTGATCGTCCAAGACACCGGATTTACCACAGACGACTTTGACGGCATCTGGATCGATATGCCCGCCGACACCGACCCCGAAACGCTCAGCCAATACGGCAACACCGAGGGCATTCGCGTTGCCTTTACGTCCTTTTCTGACGGGCGCGGGTTCACATTGGCGCGCATGTTGCGCCTTGCGGGCTACACGGGACGGTTGCGCGCTGAGGGGCATGTGATCGCCGATCAATACGCCATGGCGCGCCGCGCAGGGTTTGACGAGGTCGAAATCTCTCCCGATCTGGCCGCCCGCCAACCCGCACAGCAATGGGTGTTTCGCGCGGATTGGACCGCCAACGATTACCAGAGCCGCTTGCGCAAACGCGCATAAGCAGCGAAAAGAACGCCACATCGACCGCGTGCGCCACCTTGCGGTGAGCCAGACTGATCTGGATCAAAGCTACATTCGACATACGCATTTAGAAAGTGCCCAACCGAAAATGACCGAGCAGAGCCAAGTGACCGAAGTAAAAACAAAACCCGTCCCCACCCTGCCTGACGCCGCCAAAGTTTTGGAGGTCACGCATTGGGATGATCGCCTGTTCTCGTTCAAGGTGGAGCGCCCACAGACGTTGCGCTTTCGCTCGGGCGAGTTTGTGATGATCGGCCTGATGGGTGATGTGAACCCGACGACCGGCAAGCAAAAGCCACTGCTGCGCGCCTACTCCATCGCCTCTCCGTCATGGGAGGAGCACCTCGAATTCTATTCGATCAAGGTACAGGACGGCCCGCTCACCTCGCGTTTGCAGCATATCGGAGTGGGCGATGAGATCATCTTGCGCCCCAAACCTGTCGGCACGTTGGTTGTGGATGCGCTTTTGCCCGGAAAACGGTTGTGGATGTTTGCCACTGGCACGGGCATCGCGCCCTTTGCCTCTCTGATGCGCGAACCGGAAGTGTTTGAAAAGTTTGATGAAGTAATCTTGATGCACACCTGTCGTCAGGTCTCTGAACTGGAATACGGGCGTCAGTTGGTGGAGTTCATCAAATCCGACGAAATGCTGTCCGAGATCGAACAGGGCAAGCTGCGCTATTACCCGACCACCACGCGCGAAGAGTTCCACCACATGGGCCGCGTGACGGATAACCTGTCGTCGGGCAAGGTCTTCGAGGATCTCGGAATTGCACCGATCAACCCCGAAACCGACCGTGGCATGGTGTGCGGCAACCTCGCGTTCAACAAAGACATTATGGTCATTCTCGACGGCTTTGGCCTACGCGAGGGCGCCAATTCCGAGCCTAAGGAATATGTGGTTGAAAAAGCCTTTGTCGATTAAGGCGCGTCAACAATCTACGATTTGAAACGGCCCCGCTTTGGCGGGGCTTTTCTTTGCGCTCATCCTCACGGCTAACCGCCTCTAGTCGCGCCGCCCACGAAAAAGGCCGCGCAAAGTCTCCCTTGCGCGGCCTAAATCTATATCACATCAGCGACTTGTCGTATCAAAGTCACATCAGCGACTTGGCTTACATGCCCAACAGGCCACGAACACGCTCAAGCACAGCACCAAGAAGCTCGGGGCTATCTTTGGCACGGCCAAGTGCGTTGATCACGGTCGCTTTTGCATCTTCCGCAAGGGGGGCGGCCTGAAGCATCGATGTGACTTTATCAAGGTCGAACCCGTCAACCGTCAAAAGCTCTTTCATCGCGTCCATGGACATCGCAGGCATCGCCTCTTGCGCAGCCTCTACAGCGTCAGTTGCCATATCGGTGGCAGCGTCTGTTGCTTGTGTCGCGGCGTCTGCTGCGGCGTCTGCTGCATCTGTTGCGGCGTCTGTCGCAGCTTCGGTCGCATCTGTCGCGGCGTCTGTTGCCTCAGTTGCCATGTCGGTGGCGGCTTCGGTCATGTCGGCGGCGGCGTCAGTTGCGCCCTCGGTCACTGCAGTTGCAGCATCGGTGGCGGCATCAACCGCGTCAGTTGCCATATCGGTTGCTGCATCTGCAGCACCTTCAACGGCCTCAACGGCGCCCTCGACAACGGATGTTGCGGCATCAGCTGCTGCATCAGCGGCCTCACCCGCTGCCTCAACGGCCTCTTCAGCAACGCCAGCTGCGGCATCAACTGTATCTGTTGCAACCTCTGAAACAGCGCCAGCAACATCAGTAGCGGCCTCTGTCGCGGCATCCGTAGCCGTTTCAACGGCGGATGTTGCTGCATCAGCGGCGTCTTTGACGTCCTCTTTACATGCGGAAAGGCCGAACGCGAGGCCCGTAATAAGTGCACCAGTAACGAAACGATTGGTCATGTGTGATCCCCAGAAACTAATAGGCGTATAGAACTACAAGAAAGTGTCTCTTTCTTAACCATCCTATGCCATGCTGCACCCGCAAAGAAAAGAGGACTTTGTGGCAAGTTTACCGCCCCGCGGGACCCCGCTCACCCCGTCCCGGAAATTACGGTTGTAAGCCGCGCCCATTCGCCCTAGTTTCGCGCGAAGATTATAAGAAACCACACATAGGAGCGTGTCATAGCCCGCCGTCCACACAGAGCCCCGCCGACCAGAGAAACCGGTCCTCGTATCAATGAAAATATTCGGTCACCGGAAATTCGCCTCATCGGCGCAGATGGAGAGAACGTAGGCGTTGTAACGCCACAGCGTGCCATGGAAATGGCCGTTGATGCCGATCTCGACCTTGTTGAAATTTCACCAAATGCCGAGCCACCCGTGTGTAAAATCATGGATTATGGCAAGTTCAAATATGAACAGCAAAAGCGTGAATCCGAAGCTCGCAAGAACCAAAAGATCATTGAAGTCAAAGAGGTAAAGTTCCGTCCCAACACGGACACTCACGATTACGGTGTGAAGATGCGCAGTGTCGTCAAGTTCTTGGAAGGCGGCGACAAGGTGAAAATCACCATGCGTTTTCGTGGCCGCGAAATGGCGCACCAGGACTTGGGTCGCAACCTGCTTGAGCGCGTTGCAGAAGACACCAAAGAGATCGGCAAGATAGAAAACATGCCGAAAATGGAAGGTCGCCAGATGATCATGATGATCGGCCCTCTTCCGAAATAAACACGCCGCAGGGCCGACAAACGGCCCGCAGCACCAGACGCCGAGTCTGACAGGGTACCCCCGAAGCCTCACGGTTTCGGGGGTTTTTCATTGGTGCGGTGGGAGAATCGCCCCCCATCAAACGAGAGGCAAGTCTCCTTATGCGCGCGCCATCTCGACCGCGCGCCGTGTCATCACACCGATCAAATGCGCGCGGTAATCTGCGGCGCCATGCGGGTCCGACAACATGCCATCAGGATCAACCTGTAAACCATCAAGCGCGTTGGGCGAAAACGCGCGAGACAAGGCCGCTTCGGCCTCGGACCACCGGAACACGCCGTTGCCACTCGCCCCCGTAACCGCCACACGGACCTCTCCATCAAAATCGGCCACAAACACCCCGACAAGCGCAAAACGCGAGGCCGGTTGTTCAAACTTGGCATAGGCCGCGCGGGTCGGCACAGGGAACCGCACCTCGGTGATAATCTCGCCGTCCGTCAACGCCGTCTCGAACAGCCCTTGAAAGAAATCATCGGCGGCAATGCCCCGTGTGGGCGTAACGACTTCGGCCCCACAGGCCAAAACAGCCGCAGGATAGCATGCGGACGGATCATTGTTGGCGACCGAACCCCCGATGGTGCCGCGCGTGCGAACAGCCGCATCCCCGATCTGGCCAGCTAAGGCAGCCAATGCCGGAACCTGTGTTTCGTCTCGCGCGATCTGCGCATGTGTGGTTGCGCCGCCAATACACACCCGCCCGTCATCGCCCTCGCAAATGCCCACTATTTCGGACAGGCCGGACAAACAGACCAACGTAGATGGCATCGCCAGTCGCGCTTTGAGGGTCGGGATCAACGTTTGCCCCCCGCCTAACGCCTGTGCGTCTTCTTCCTGGAGTGCTGCAATCGCATCCTTCAACGAGGCGGGCCGGATCAAATCAAAGTTATACATTGTGCGCCCTTCCTACTGTGCCGCGACGCTGGACACATCTTGGCCACTTGCGGCCATGATCGCCTTGACGATGTTATGATAGCCGGTACAGCGGCAGATATTGCCCTCAAGATGGCTGCGAATCTGCGCCTCGGTCGGCTGTGCCACGTCTTTGAGAAGCGCCGCAGCCGACATAATCATGCCCGGCGTGCAAAACCCGCATTGCAACCCGTGGTGTTCCTTGAACGCGGCTTGGATCACGGACAGATCGTCGCCCGCCTCACCCTGCTGCGCCATGCCCTCAATCGTTGTGACATCCGCGCCCTCGGCCTCAAGCGCAAAGACCGAACAGGCTTTCACAGGGGCGCCGTTCATATGCACGGTGCACGCCCCGCACTGGCTCGTTTCACATCCGACATGCGTGCCTGTTAAGCCGCCACCGCGTAAAAAGTCGACCAAAAGCGTGCGCCCCTCGACCTCTTGTGTTCTGTCGTGTCCGTTAATCTTTAGCGTGAGCATCACCATGCCGCGCCCTCCCTTATATCTCGAATGGAGCAGACCACGAATTGGCCTGTTCCGTAAAGCGTTTCACCACCCGTTTATGCGCCGCGCATCACCGCAATGATCTGCGCAAGGATCGACACGGCGATTTCGGCGGGCGATTGTGCCTTGATCTTTAACCCAACCGGCGCGTGCAGCCGCGCAATGTCATCCGAACTCAGCCCCGCCTCATGCAATCGCGCCACACGTTTTGCGTGGGTGCGCGTCGATCCGAGCGCGCCTACATAAAACGCCTCTGACGTCAGCGCACGTATCACCGCAGGGTCGTCCAGTTTGGGATCATGGCTCAGCGTCACCACCGCCGTGCGCGCGTCCAATCCATAGGCGTCAAGCGCCGCATCGGGCCACTCATCGCTGATCTCTTCGCCGGGAAACCGCAATCCAGAGGCAAACGCGCCGCGCGGATCGATCAAATGCACGTCAAACCCTGCTATTCTCGCCATCGGGAGCAAGGCTTGGGCAATATGCACCGCACCAATGACTGCCAGACGCACGGGCGGGTTGTGCACCGCCACAAATGTCTCGCCGTCCGGCTCAACGCCAGAACGATCGGTCGCAAAGCGTTGGGCAAAGGCGTCCGTGCCCGCAATATGGCGCGCTCCGGTCGACAGGTTCACCACATAGGCGACCGGATCACGCGCCGCGCGAGACGCCACAATCTGCGCCAATACATCCTCGGGCATAATCGCACCGACAGGCTCCAACAGCACACGGATGGTGCCGCCACATGCCAGACCGACCGCAAACGCATCCTCGTCGGCCACGCCAAATTCCAAAATCTTCATCGCGGGTGCCGCGATCAGGTCAAGGGCCTCGGTGATCACCGCGCCCTCGACACAGCCGCCAGACACCGAGCCCACCATGTCGCCCGCACTCGAGATTGCCAATTGACTCCCCACGGGGCGCGGCGCGCTGCCCCACGTCTCGATCACGGTGGCAAGGACGGCCCCCGTCCCCGCACGGTGCCACGCCAACGCAGTTTCGCAAATTGCATTCGGATCAAACGTCTCGGTCGCATCATGTGTCACGGCAAAATCTCCCTTACCGATCACTTTAGCGCACAAACAGGCGGCGGCAATGGGCGCGGCGGCAAGCCCCGTTCGCAACCCTGCACAGCTTTGCCAAATCTGGTGATAAAAAAATGGCGCCCGGGGAGAAACGCATAAACCCTCGGGCGCCAGTACAGTAAACAGCCCACGCACAAAGGACTGAATACGACGCGAACAATCGGAAGGAACGTTCGCGGGAGGAATGCAAGATCCACCGTCTGACTGTTGACGTGGTCCCTGCGCTCGGTCTCATGGATAGGCCACGCGCCAGACGCCAACCTTGATTTCGATCAAGGGGCATAACGAAAGTTAAATTGATATGGGACCGCCATACGAGAGACATCCGCCAAAGCGCGCAATCATCGTGAAAAACCGCCCAAAAAGCGGTGTTTTAGCCAGATTTATTGAGCGTTTCGAACGTCTCGCCAGTTTTGACCAAATCATGCCAAAGTGACGCAGGGGTCCAAATCTGTGGCGCGAATTGCGCATACTGCTTGAGCGCAGTCTCGGCCTGTAGCGCTGTCATTTGACCCGCCCATTGCATAGGCCCGCCCTGATGACGCGGGAACCCTTTGCCAAGCATCATGATAACGTCGATCTCCAGCGGCCGCGCCACAACACCGCGCTCCAACGCCTGCGCGCCTGCATTCGCTTGGGCCAACACAACACGTTTGACGATCTCGGCCTCTGTGACTGTCGCAGCCTCGATATCGCCCGCCTCGCGCAGCATCTCAAGCACCTCAACGGCCTGCGCATCCGATCCATCCGCGTCAAAGAACCCGCGCCCTGAGCGCTCCGCAAGGCCCGCCGCATCCAACGCCTGTGCAACAGTGCCGCCAAAGTGGCGCAGACCAATGCGGTCCATCATGGCACATGGCCCGATAGAAAACCCGAAACGGCGCAATGCCGCATCAATTTGCGCAGGGCGTGCCCCAAGCAGCAAACAGATATCAACGGCCTGAAGCCCCGCCGCTTCGAGCCTGTTGGCCACAAACCCGTCCTCGGCCTCAACCGTCACAACCCGTTTACCCAAACGCGTGAACAGCGCGTGAAATGTCGCAAGGCTCGCAGATGCTGAGAGCGGGGCGCGGCCCAGTTCCACCAAACGGATCACCTGTGCAGGGGCAAAGACATGCGCGGCGCAAAACCGCTGCGGATGCGTCAATCGTCCCGCCATTTGCGCCAGTGCGCGATCTGATACTGTGGCCAATGGCATATCCGGCGCAAGGGCGGCCTCGACCGCGACCAACGCCGCCACACGCGCATCCAACGACCCCGTTGTGGCCTCAATCACCGCATCGCAATCGTCGAAACAGGCAGGATCCGCGCTGACAAAAAACGCCTCAAGCCGGTCATGCTTTTGATCGGCTGTCATCTGTCCCTTGGCCTCGGCGGCCTCGTAGGCCTTGTTCACCGTTGCAAGCATGGCTTTGGCAACCTCGGCCGTTGGCGCCAAAAAGCGGACAGACACCCCATGATCAAGCGCAATCAGGCACAGACCAAGCGCAAGGGTAGATGCCCCCGACAGGCCAAGCGCTTTGACATCGCGCGCATCATCGGTCACGAACCCGCGCGGGCGCACGGCACGGCGTTCGCTCATATGTGCATGACGCAAGGCGGCACTTTGCGGGGCGGCCAAGGTATCGGCGCGCTCGGTCTCTTCGCGCCACACGCCCCCCTCGAACGGCAACAACATTGCCGCCTCGACACAATCAATAATCCGTTTGCCTGCGAATGTGCGCCCGCTGGTCTGTGCGCGCGCCGCCGCAATCGCCGCACGGCCCGCGGCCCCATGGTCAAAAATGGTATCTATGGCGCGGGTCTGGCGCGGCGCATCCCCCGTCTGTGCCTTTTCAGACGCGAGTTTCATCGCCGCCACGCGCACTCGATTCATCTCGATTTTATCGACAAGCCCCATTTTGAGCGCCGCTTGCGGGCCAATCACGCGCCCAGACAGCAAAATGGCCAAACCCGCCTCGACCCCGACCAAACGCGGCAAACGCTGTGTGAGGCCTCCAGAGGGCACGAGGGCAAAGGTCACATCGGGCACGGCAATGCGCGCAGAATCGTCCATAACGCGGCAATGCGCGGCCAAGGCCAACGCGGCCCCTTCGGACACAACAGCCCCCGAAAGCGCCGCCACCACGGGCTTTGCACAGGTCTCAACACGGTCACACAAGACATTGATATCAGGGAAAGATTGCGGCCGATCAAGATCTGCGTCACTGATACCCTTGGAAAAGGCGCGCCCGCGCGCGGCCAACACGATCGCCGTCACGGACGGGTCCGCTTCGGCGGCTTCGATGTGGGCGAATATCTCGGCGCGCATGGTATCGCCCAACGCATTCGCGGGCGGCTGCGACAACACAATTGTGGCAATCGAGCCGTCTACACGCAATACCGCGCTTGCCGCCTGTGCATTTGTCGTCATACCTGCGTCGACCCCCAACAAAACTTGCCCCTTCGTTTTGCCCGCTGAGCACGCCAAAGGCAAGGTTGTGTTGATAAAGGGCTTTATGTCTCGTTTTGAGCGGGTTTGGGATACACGCTATCCGCACTCGATTTTTCCAGATCAGCCTCCAAACGCACAAGATCGGCGGGCAATGGCAAGCCAAGGTTGGACAGCTCAGACAACTTTTCGCGCAATTGCTCTTGTAAGATATGACGATCCGCAGGGCGCTGCGCAATTTCGTCGAGGATCATATAGATTTGGATTTTGAGGGCTTCAAAAGCCATGTTAAGCTCCTTTTTGCACGGGGGTCTCCGCGCGGGCATGTCAACGGATCGTGCGCCACGCAGGCCAGATCAAACCGGCATGTTGTCCCACATGTCGTCGTCCCCGTCCGTGGCGTTTTCACGCGCCTTAACAAACACAACGCGCGCGACATCCGGCCCGCCATGAAGTTTGGTTTTGAGTTTCTCGGCCACATCGTGGTCGCCTACGAGGTCATCAACAATCTTGTCGATTTCGGCATCTGTTCGCTTGGTCATGATTATCCTCCATCTTTAAGGTGTGGCTTCCCGTTCAGTGTGACACACGGTGAAGCGATTGCGCGCCCCTCGGATCAGGAGGCGCAGCTGCGGCAAAAGGGGGTGTAGGGCAACAGATCAAGGCGCTCTTCGCCAATGGCCTCGCCGCACTTGCCACAAAATCCGTATTCCCCCGCATCAATGCGCGCGAGAGCGGCAGCAATCAGCACAAGCTCGGTCTGTCCGGCGCGCCCCATGCCCTCGAGCACTTCGTCGCCCTCCCGTTCGGTGGCCAACTCTGCCCAATCTTTGGATTGGTGGGTCTCCAACTCGTCATCAATCTCGTGCAGACGCGCGTCAAGTTCGGTGCGCCGCATGAGCAGTTGCTCGCGTCTTTGATCTAGGCTTTTCATGCGCTGTCCTCCTATGGAAAACACGATGGCATGAAACGGAAATTGGAGCCTTGATTCACATCAACAGGGCCGCGTGACACACGCGGGCGTAGACCTATCTAGCGAGGCAGAACCCGTTAAATATCTGGCAAATCACCCAAATCGGCGAAATCACCCAGCGGCGGCAAATCGCCTAACCCGTCAAAGTCATCCCCACTCTCGAGCGGCGGCAGATCTTCCATCGCGGGGAACCCGTCTAAATCAGGCAGGTCAGGCAGGTCAGGAAAGTCCAAATCGCCCCCGCTGCCCAAATCAGCCATGCCGCCCAAATCACCCAGTGGCGGCAAATCTGATCCGCCACCTAAGGCCATTCCTGCAAGCCCCTCCATAGAGCCAAGGCCCGCACCACCAAGATCAAGGGCCCGCCCGTCAAGAACGCCGTCAGACGTGTCCTCGGGCGTCAAATCAATGCGCACCGCGCGTGCGCCCCCAATTTGGCCAATACGGCCACGGCTCACCTTGCGGCCATCTTGGGCACGGATTTCAACGCGTGATAGCGCCTCGCGCGGAATCGGGATCAATGTGCCTACGTCCCATGACGCCACCTCGCTGAGCGAAAGCGTTATTTCATGCAGCACGGTATCAAGAGTGACATGGGTGCCCATCACCACATCTTTGAACTCTTTGCCCCACGCGCTTTCCTCGCCTTTGACCCGTTTGGGCGGTGGCGCATCATAGGGAAAGATCAACACAATGGTGCTTTCGCGCGCCACACGGCCAACGGTCACGGTGATGTAGAAACACCGGTACGGCACATCGTCAAAGGCAAGGGCGATGGATCGTTTCTCTTGGAGGCGCGCGGCATAACGAAATCCGTCCACCTTTGGCGGATTGGGAGCCTGCGCGATCTGTTCCTCGAATTCCTCAATCATCCGGTCGATCAAGTCCGAGCACATCACCGCATCCGTGGTTGAGGGCTGCCGCTCCTCGGGAGCCATGGGCAAAACCGCTCCGGTTGTCATTTGCTCGACAACAGAGGCCGTGGTCACATGATCAAACACCATCAACCCGAACTGATCGGCTGGCCCCTCCAAAAGGGCCAAAAGCGCATTCTCGGGCAGGCTTTGCGTGAGGACCGACACCGATTGGCGCCGTTCCTCGACCTGTTGAACCTGAAACACCAACTCCATCGCCTCTTCGGCGGCTTTGGCAAATCCTACGCGCAATGCCTTTGTCGCAGACATAGGTTGAACTTCCGGTGGGGGGCGTCCCGCACCGGTTTTCCGCCTAAGAGCTGTAATGACATCCTCGTCTGACATGCGCACTTCATTCCTGATTGATCTTGATTTTGCCCTATCGAGGTAAACAAAACCTTGATTCAGATCCGAATTCCACCTGTCTCGCTAAATAAGATTAATCAATTGCTACGTGACGTGTCCCGCACCGCGCCGCACACGTGGCAGTTTTAGGCGAAACGCCGCCCCACCCTGTCCGGGCAAATAGCTAATCGTACCGCCAAGATTGTGCATAATCTCACGACAAATCGCCAAGCCAAGGCCCGCACCGCCCGCTTTAGCCTGATCGGTGAGACGCGAGAACTTTTCAAAAATCATCGCCTGTTTGTCACTCGGAATGCCTGAGCCGTTGTCGACGAAATCGATTTGCAACTGGTCACGCCCCACCCGTGTTGCGGTGATATGCAAGGCGGGGTTGCGCGCGTCACAGTATTTGCGCGCATTGGTGATCAAGTTGATAAACACCTGTGCGAGGCGGTCGGGATCGGTATCAATCGCGATATGCTCGCTCAGCTCGGCGCGGTGCACGATCAGCTCCGTATTCATACCGCCATGCGTGGTCGCCTGAACCGCGCGCGCGATGACATCGTGCAAATTGGTACGCGCCCAGTTCAAAGTCACCTGTCCGTTTTCCAACACCGACAGGTCCAACAGGTCATCAAGCAGCCGCGTCAGACGCTGGGCCTCGTCATGGATGATTCCCGAAAACCGCTTTAGGCTTTCGGCGTCCATGCCGACATCTGCGCCGACATCCCCCGCCCCCACATCACCGCTATCGCGCAAAATCTCGGAAAACGCGCGGATCGAGGTCATGGGCGTGCGCAATTCGTGGCTAATCTGGCTCAAAAACGCGTCCTTTTGGATCGAGAGCGCCGTGAGTTTCTCGTTGGCTTCACGCAATTGGCGCGCGGTGCGGGCGAGTTCGGAGGACTTGGCCTCTAACTGACTTGAGTACTCCATGATCTGCGCCGCTTCATCCGCCACCGCCATCAAATCCTCAACTGACACGATCGAGCCGCCCACCAACTGACCAAGCATGGCGTGCGCCGTGGCCGCGCCAACCGAGCCCGCGAGTTCGCGCTCCAACCGCTCCAGGAATGCGGGCGTCACATCGGGCAGATACCCCTGTTTTCCTTGGGCCTCGGCCTCGATCTGAAACAGCTTTTGCGCCTCTGCCGACCCAACGATGCGTTGCGCCATCATCAAGAGATCCTCGGCCTCGGCAACCCCTTCAGACCAGCGCCGCGCCGCACCTGTATGCTCGAACACATTGACGAATTGCGCGCCTTGCAAGCGCTCGACGGGACGCGGGAACGACACCAAAGAGCCGATCACAAAGGCAAGTGCGTTGAGCGCAATCGACCACACGACAGCATGCACAACCGGATCGGCCCCCGTGACGCCAAACAACGCTTGCGGGCGCAACCACGCCAGATCGAACGGCCCACTGGCCATAAAGGCCTCGGTAAATCCGGCCGCTGCCCCGAACGAGGGCAAAAACATCGTGTAGGCCCAGATCACAAATCCCGTCACAATGCCCGCAATCGCGCCGACCCGCGTGGCCCCGCGCCAAAACACGCCGCCGATTAAAGCCGGCAACACCTGTGCCACGCCCGTAAACGAGATCATACCAATCGCGGCCAAGGCCTCCGAGCCGCCCGAGATAT encodes:
- a CDS encoding TraR/DksA family transcriptional regulator, with product MKSLDQRREQLLMRRTELDARLHEIDDELETHQSKDWAELATEREGDEVLEGMGRAGQTELVLIAAALARIDAGEYGFCGKCGEAIGEERLDLLPYTPFCRSCAS
- a CDS encoding enoyl-CoA hydratase-related protein — its product is MTTNAQAASAVLRVDGSIATIVLSQPPANALGDTMRAEIFAHIEAAEADPSVTAIVLAARGRAFSKGISDADLDRPQSFPDINVLCDRVETCAKPVVAALSGAVVSEGAALALAAHCRVMDDSARIAVPDVTFALVPSGGLTQRLPRLVGVEAGLAILLSGRVIGPQAALKMGLVDKIEMNRVRVAAMKLASEKAQTGDAPRQTRAIDTIFDHGAAGRAAIAAARAQTSGRTFAGKRIIDCVEAAMLLPFEGGVWREETERADTLAAPQSAALRHAHMSERRAVRPRGFVTDDARDVKALGLSGASTLALGLCLIALDHGVSVRFLAPTAEVAKAMLATVNKAYEAAEAKGQMTADQKHDRLEAFFVSADPACFDDCDAVIEATTGSLDARVAALVAVEAALAPDMPLATVSDRALAQMAGRLTHPQRFCAAHVFAPAQVIRLVELGRAPLSASASLATFHALFTRLGKRVVTVEAEDGFVANRLEAAGLQAVDICLLLGARPAQIDAALRRFGFSIGPCAMMDRIGLRHFGGTVAQALDAAGLAERSGRGFFDADGSDAQAVEVLEMLREAGDIEAATVTEAEIVKRVVLAQANAGAQALERGVVARPLEIDVIMMLGKGFPRHQGGPMQWAGQMTALQAETALKQYAQFAPQIWTPASLWHDLVKTGETFETLNKSG
- a CDS encoding ATP-binding protein — protein: MLSFNLLVLVCLAYASLLFFVAFWAEKRAERGRLGWLRSPVVYTLSLSIYCTAWTFYGAVGYAARSGLEFVTIYVGPSLVMIGWWWVLRKLVRIGRTQRITSIADLISSRFGKSNTLGVLVTLLAVIGTTPYIALQLQSVALSFAVFGLNDPQAMVVPDLNKTAVWVAGGLTLFTILFGTRNLDANERHHGVVTAIALEAVVKFVALVAVGVFVVWGVGGGLGETLARIDASPIAQQSINGTRWVTLTLLAAAAFLTLPRMFQVLVVENSEESHLFTAGWAFPLYLFGMSLFVIPIAVTGLAVLPEGANPDMFVLTIPLNYDKQALAALSFLGGFSSATSMVIVAAIALSTMVSNHIVMPIWLSSRKDGATVSGDVRSVVLLARRISIAGVLGLGYLYFHISGGSEALAAIGMISFTGVAQVLPALIGGVFWRGATRVGAIAGIVTGFVIWAYTMFLPSFGAAAGFTEAFMASGPFDLAWLRPQALFGVTGADPVVHAVVWSIALNALAFVIGSLVSFPRPVERLQGAQFVNVFEHTGAARRWSEGVAEAEDLLMMAQRIVGSAEAQKLFQIEAEAQGKQGYLPDVTPAFLERLERELAGSVGAATAHAMLGQLVGGSIVSVEDLMAVADEAAQIMEYSSQLEAKSSELARTARQLREANEKLTALSIQKDAFLSQISHELRTPMTSIRAFSEILRDSGDVGAGDVGADVGMDAESLKRFSGIIHDEAQRLTRLLDDLLDLSVLENGQVTLNWARTNLHDVIARAVQATTHGGMNTELIVHRAELSEHIAIDTDPDRLAQVFINLITNARKYCDARNPALHITATRVGRDQLQIDFVDNGSGIPSDKQAMIFEKFSRLTDQAKAGGAGLGLAICREIMHNLGGTISYLPGQGGAAFRLKLPRVRRGAGHVT
- a CDS encoding FliM/FliN family flagellar motor switch protein produces the protein MSDEDVITALRRKTGAGRPPPEVQPMSATKALRVGFAKAAEEAMELVFQVQQVEERRQSVSVLTQSLPENALLALLEGPADQFGLMVFDHVTTASVVEQMTTGAVLPMAPEERQPSTTDAVMCSDLIDRMIEEFEEQIAQAPNPPKVDGFRYAARLQEKRSIALAFDDVPYRCFYITVTVGRVARESTIVLIFPYDAPPPKRVKGEESAWGKEFKDVVMGTHVTLDTVLHEITLSLSEVASWDVGTLIPIPREALSRVEIRAQDGRKVSRGRIGQIGGARAVRIDLTPEDTSDGVLDGRALDLGGAGLGSMEGLAGMALGGGSDLPPLGDLGGMADLGSGGDLDFPDLPDLPDLDGFPAMEDLPPLESGDDFDGLGDLPPLGDFADLGDLPDI